A stretch of DNA from Schizosaccharomyces osmophilus chromosome 2, complete sequence:
GTCATTTTTGGCTCAATATATGAGTACGTTACTTATTCACGACAACGAACTAATGTCCGGCAGAAAAATGGATCGTTCAGTATAAACTCTATCGGAATGTCCTTTCCCCAAAGAGTTTGGAATTGTTAAAGCAAAACATCCATCCCTATATGTATGCGTGTGTCGATGAAATGACCACCGTTGAAGCAGAGCCAGCATTGGAAGACATTATCATACGTACAAAATTGTGGACATTTCGCCAAACGTTTAACATAGAGGGAGCGATTTATGAGGTTGGAGACTTCACAGTGGCTGTTGCCAATGTTCTTCAGAAGTCAACATGGAAAGGAATCGTTTTCCACGTTACTTATGATGGTTCTGACGACGTCGATACTGCTCGGCCCATCCTCCAAGagttttttgatatttgcttcttcaaaaatgcTTCAGCACCACCCCCTGTGTATGAAAACTATTTTTACCATTCCAGACATTCTATTGATCCTAAACTCTTTCTTGAAATTTTCAAGCACAGAGTCGATATTTCTACCCCGTCTAGTTTATCTCAGGTGAAGTCCGAAGCCAGTCCTGTTGGTTGAAAATACGTTCAttgttttatatattgATCTTTTATACCTTGTACGTTGGTTTTGTATGCTTACACtattcttcctttctttgtttcccttCTTTGTACCCTTAATCATGTTTACCTATAGACTTTTCGATTAAATGAATTTTACATTATATTAAGTATcccaaacaaaaattattagtcctttttcctttctaaaACCATTCAACCACCCATATAGGCAGTTTTTTGAGGGTGCAAAGCTTAATCCAGAGAGTCAGTAATAGCACCCTTGGAAGCAGTACTGACATTGCGAGAGTACTTCAAAAGAGTGCCTTGTTGATACTTGAAAGGAGGAGCTCTCCAAGCTTGACGGCGACAAGCCATTTCTTGCTCGTCAACCACCAAGTTCAAAGTGTTTTTTATGGCGTTAATTTCGATAATGTCACCGTCTTTTACGAGAGCAATGGGGCCACCAGCTTGAGCTTCGGGATCGACGTGACCGATCAAAAATCCGTGAGAACCACCGCTGAAACGTCCGTCAG
This window harbors:
- the med20 gene encoding mediator complex subunit Med20, whose product is MPVHGLVYYTTPSMATFLGPAQDYLVKSFLAQYMKKWIVQYKLYRNVLSPKSLELLKQNIHPYMYACVDEMTTVEAEPALEDIIIRTKLWTFRQTFNIEGAIYEVGDFTVAVANVLQKSTWKGIVFHVTYDGSDDVDTARPILQEFFDICFFKNASAPPPVYENYFYHSRHSIDPKLFLEIFKHRVDISTPSSLSQVKSEASPVG